taatttttttgacaactttttatatttttcataaaagtgatgttaaatttttttattttaaaaataatttattaataattactctAAAAGCACGTGTTAACATGACTTTTTGACTAAAATAGAAAACCGAAAAGTTGATGTGGGATTAATTTTTAATGACTGGGTTGGCGGATTCTTGAACAACCCTAGTAACagacccatttttttttttttctttcaatgtgCATCTCTCGAGTTATTGACTAGAATATCATGCCTcttttgttttccaaaattgAATAGACCTTTTTTGCACCAATCTTACAAGCGGAAGATCACTACAAACTccttcaatatataaaattcagaATTGAAGTATTGGTATGATACAATTATGTGGGACAACGAATGACCTAATGGATGAAAGTGACATTTCACATTGATGTAATTCTAGAAACTCTAAATTCTAAGCAGGTGGGAAATTTTTGTATGGtaccaacataaaaaataaataaaaaaaaaaaaaaaaaaaaaacaaaaacaaaaacaaaacaaaagaagattACCCAAAGATTACCCGTGTTATAGAGAGATAATTGCAAATTAATACAAACTTTCTATTCTCTTATTTTCAGTAGCAAAGTCAAAAATTTTTCTAAAGGGACCAAActaaatatgataaaaaattgaagtgaataaattatgattaaaaaaaaaatgcttttcaTGAATGCTTTTTCTagctaatttatatatatatatatatatatatatatatcaacattcAAGTATAAACTACTAATAGAGTAAAGATAAACCCAAACAATATATAAAGCAAAtctcaaaaccaaatataaacgTATCAACTTACGATAAACAACACtattatatgatataatatTCACTTTCAAGTTTTAATACCACCATCGTTTTAATTGTCATGCATCACTCAACAACACACCAAGTAAGAGAtttttagtaatgttgtttttattttttaaaaatatataatgatgaaaaagtgtgtgaaaatatgtataatattatttaaatactgaaaactattgtttaaatactgaaaactgttgtttaaacaactaTAACAAACAAGCCTTTGTTtgccaaaaatagaaaataaaaaacaacatacTAAGTTcaaaattgtaacaaaatttgacagccacaggtttttttttttttttttttccttaataaataTTGCAGTCACAGACAGCCACAAATTGAATCTCAGCAAGTTTAGAATTGCCTTACAGCTGTACAACactattttaaaacaaaaacaacaatacAGTAAACTGAAATTACACATCTTTATCAGTAAAATACTTTACTAGCAGTAGCATTCACACAGTAAATacaaagagagatagagacagATACCAGTTGGTATTGCAGGAGACGGAATTTGGAGCCGCCGGACATCCACAGAATAAAGTTGAGGGAGGCAgcctgatgggacaggtgcacACTGCGGTGTgtgtaacttatttttatttttattttatttttttgagatccAAGTTGGgatatttgataatttgaaaaGTATTGAAGGAAAGTTTAGGTGCTCTTTTGGTATGGCAactaaaatatatgtttttaatttttaaataatattatatatatttttatatatatttttaaataataaaacatataGTTTTAAGTGCATATACTAAACATCCTTTTAAGTTTCCTTTTAGCATTGGAGGGTCATAGGCTTAGGATTGGGccatttgattttcttttatagaTTTAGATCTTCTAAATTTACTACGgtactttaataaataaatttccttaaatcttaattattctttaataatttaattgtcAAGATTTTGCTATATCAGCATTTCgctaacaataatcttaattattttgtttgcaacattattttattattttaagagtattgttagTGGGATGCTGACATGATAGAATCTAGActcttaaataataaaagaatggTTAGAATTTAAGGAAATTTATTAGTAGAATACTCTAGGAAATTTAGAAGATCTGAGTCCATTTTTTATTAGGTCTTTTTTGTACCAATTAGTAGTAattattatttgggtttttattggactacaaaaatttgaaagattATTTTGAAGgtccaaattttaaattttgtgggGGTGAATTCTGAATTTCAGGGGAGGCCATTaagtaattttatttcataaactATGATAATATTACCTCTCTTAATGGAAAATTAGAAAAGCtagggggccatggcccccctaTCTCCGTCTTTGCTTATTTTCATTctcaacttatatatatatatatatatatatatatatatatcattttactTTTCTATTCTTTATTCTAAATGTCCATTttaggaacaacttatttagttgaaattgaaaactttttgttgaaaatattatagataaagctaaaagttaattgaaatagtacagtgagactcatgaataataccaaaaagtcgAATGGGATCtataaaaactgattttttcAACAAATGTCAAACACAACCTAAATATTCACggtgaaaaaattaaaataattttaacttttcaatCCTCTAATCTAAACATACTCTTTCTGATTATATCTACCTAGATTGGACTACGCTAACCTCTAAGGTATCTTATAGTCTTTTGGACAATTAGCCCTCATTCTCATTACAGTCGCATTTCACTCAGTTTGACGTTCACTTGTCCAACTTcattaaactcattttttttctttttcttttttttttcttttttttttttcccttttttcttttctttaaacttcaccCATCTCACAATAGTGAAGCATATCTTAAGCATCCTCTGCAACTAGACACAGCAATGATAGTGAGTCTAAATTACAAAGCTGAAAATATCCAAAATTGACTTTGAAGCTTATAGTTTTAGTCATTTATTAATTTCTATCTATTTAACTGTCAAAATTGGCCAAATTATCATGAAGCAGAACTTCATGAACAAAAAAtgagagttttttctttttctttcagaTTCAAAAACCATATTTATTACAAGTATTAATGCTATATcgatttatatttttgttgacaAAGTCAATAGGCATATTTATTGTCCTTTTATTCGAAAAGTCGTTTGATTTTACGCTTTGATATTTGtgaatgaaagaaaatttaatgGTCACATtctaatatgaaaaataaattcggTTTGTCTTTGTTCTTTGTTAATGTAGGCTTTGGCAttctcaaattttcatgattGCTTCCtatgttttgaaaatcattAGGATATTgagaataaatttttagataagTTAGTTTATCATTTTATATCATGGCGGGTAGATTTAtgaatcatgattttttttgcttaacaTTTCCATGATTTTAATAACATTATCTCCCTCTTtgatcataattaaaaaaaaaaatttgcatcttTTTCTCGACTAATTCTTAGGTATTTTCGAAACACGGAAAATGGTATTCCCTCCTCTCATATTTATAATGAAGTCtgctcattaaattcatggtaggaTCTACCATGAATGTGAAAGGAGGGAATACCATTTCACTATATTCTGGGACTATCTAagaattttccatttttctccCCCTCCTATTTAGATGTATTCATATAGCTCTCATAGAGCACTAGTATTGGTGGTGTTAAAAaactatattgctatttttagcactaccaaataccaaaatgtgGCTACATTGGTGGAGCTAAAGTCATATTTTTGGCTCCACAGTTACAATGCACAATTACTTTTGGTTGTGCACTAGAGAtcacatgtaaaaaaaataataataataataaaataataattgtgtCCACActacttttaaattaaaaaaatctcttttggTTGTGTTCATATtgctttttaatgaatttttttatattattttaatcaaatagctaaaaatataaatcattaatgttgggtgtattgtaaagtgaaaaggtaaaatagataaaataactttttatggagtcaaattgctaaatttatgACTCCACTAATGTAGATGCTTTAACAAATATAATAGTATCAGTTATAATGGTCGGTTTGTATCCACCAACAATATTCAAGTGCATTTGCAATTCATTAATGTTGGCTAGAAGcgaataaaaaagaatgaaaggaaACAATAAAAGCCCTCAAAGCtaagaatgattaaaaaataaaaaactttgaaTAGGCTAACAAATTAAACACAGgagtttcaaaaactaaaaaattaaacttcataaataaaagatatatataaaataaaattatagtcTCAAAAAGTAACAAGTTAAATCCTGATATTTCCAATAGTAATAAATTAAACTCTTAACCTATACAAAATCTCAAACACCATGCATGGACTTCTcaactttatatataattgcAACTCACTCTCTCCCCTCCAATGACATTCCAATAATGCtataaacagaaaattttataattttttttttcttaatatcaGAAGTGGTAGATTGTGATTAGTGTGCACCAttacttttatcttttatgtaGGACCGTGGTTagcatatattatttttattatatattaattacaacttatcacttcattgtaataaaattataaaattggttgtgcATTTTGACTATTTTGACTTATTGTAAAACTGTGTGCTAGGGTGTGTTAAAAATGAGTAGGATGATAGAGaaataacaacctaccactcgAAAAATGAAtgctttttctttcattttccttgTCATTTTCCTATGCTTTTTCGTTGACTCAGTCAATGCCAATccttggagagagagagacaaaaaaataaaaataaaaaaataaaaaaaatctggtTCTGCTTGACTTTAATTTGGAAAATAATGTAACCAACAAAATTCAATATCAAATTCTATCATTCATCTATGGCTTTATCACTTAATTCGTTTCAatccccccaccccaccccaccccccccccccccccccccccacccaaaaaagaaaaaataaaaaaaataatatatatataatataacattCCTTTTCTTATGAACAAATTCTTTCATTCCAGTGAAGAATGATGTGGCCTTCTCTATATCGATTTATGAAAGTTTACAAGAAgccttcaatatatatatatatatatatatatatatcatatcatattatatataataaaagttgggcttagacgccgtggttgcgccaagtggcttcaccaaattgcagaaattttaataaatttttagattttaagaatagatatatacatattttttggataaatatgacaaatcaaataatgaaagaaagtaatatttgatttacaactatagcagttgtgtttatctaaaatgttatcaacaaagtctaaaatcaatagactcttcatctaatcctttttttttttttaatttaaattatattatcacgtgtaacaaaaaaacaacatagtacacataaaaataaagtattagatgaagattttggataaacatacatcctgtagttgcacgattttcctagCCCAACTTCTATTGATctggccttggcccaaagcgcaacccacaataaatatttgtagaggatgggtcaaagaacttggcctcagtgaacctattcggtctgatacatggacagtattgtttgcaaaataaaaacacaagaatggatctcTCCTGTatgattctatttcttcagttcttaatacagttttttccgtcccgttctttgagggactccactacattatatagttctcctcctctcatctcaaccttacacctgttgatcatctaagcatctacttgatcacctgtcccatcagacgccctcatcagtccctttgtgagttgcagaggccaaggtggtactgttcaggggtcttttcctcattaatgcggccaagagggtggttgggatgcaattaatgtggtggtagctttccatgagatattttggattttattcattttatatgttgggaggatgaactgaaatggctggggagagttcctcgtctgggcttcgtgatgtccgaggaggagttactcctcggacaggtttccttggcgttaGTGGGATCGAGTAATGCTTCATATGTGGTTTTTCTTCGGACATGACGCTCTTCGGATGGGCCtgaatttggaatagcccattatttttgggccgggccccacacaTCCTATGTtaattcttcttctcttataattcCTAAAATGATTAGAAATCTAATTTTCACACAATTGAAAATTCTTTCACTCTCCATCAAATTACagaaattttgttagatttttttttaaaaaaaatagacatttcttttgttcttagcttcttttcctataatttctaagttggtaatttgattacaattcaaattcttcatctaataattttcttattataatttataagttgataaataatatcaatttgattacaatccaaaatcttcaacttatccttattttttaatttaaattatattactacgtgtataaaaaaaaaaaagcaacattgTACACTTTAAAAAATCAACAAGGTAGTACATGTAACTAAAAACAGCAACTACTCTtagtatttaaataaaacactaaattctttgaatttcctCTTGCCACCTTTTTTAAGATTTAGACTTCAACTTTACACTCCCTCAAATTAGACTAACATTAGACTTTTTATTCATATCAATTTCTTCAATGTGGAGTGTATATAtactaaataatttataatgaatatgtaCTATAcggttctttttctttatacttCTCTTCTTCCACCTACAACCTTTTAGGTATGTATTTGTTcggtctaattttttttcattaaattgaataggttttgtgtatttttctatttttttgtttaacctaatttgcTTATGATTTAtacaatttatatgattatggTTTGAGAATTAATCATTAAATATGCTTTggcatgattttttaaattattttttgttttatgacaTGGGTTCTAATGGTGATATGTTTCTTTCATCCTCCCAATTTTGATTTAgagaaaaatcttctttttaGCTTACAATTAAGcctgttttgatataaatttgattataaaCTGTTCataacaatttgattttttttttcccgattGAAATAGTTTTGGCTAACTATTAGAGTTGTACACTTTGATCTATAAAAGAAGTCAATCTAtccatttagtttttatttttattttttttatcaatcattAAATATGATTCGACATGATTTTTTACCAATcgtaaaattttataataaagaacAATGACAAACAAGAACAAGGATATAGTGTACAAAGAAGCATTCAACAATCtccaaaagatacaaaattctCATTAGAGTACAATTGGTAGGTtacaaaaaaagtaattttaataggtgttatcattttatatttgataattattataccaaattttttttccttttcttattataataattatttgagagattattatttatcaaataaaatgtaTATTCTATAAATTTATGATAAAACTGTGTAACACACATGCCtttaactagtatatatataaaattgatgcATGATAAAAGCTTTGACTACCTGTCCACAGCATTGACAGAAGTTTCAAATAGAATCTTGCTTTCACACGTATCTTTCACCCTTAAATAAAGAGAAGCACGTCTTTGTTTCCCAACTCGTCCCAAACCCATCTTTTGTTCATGACTACCATAATCTTGTTGCTTCTTTCTTTGACATTCATTGCTCCATTCTCATCTTCAACATTTAGCAAAGGTTCATCTCTCGTCAGTGAGAGACCAACATATGTTTTAACTTCACCAGATAACGTTTTCTCTGCAGGCTTTTACTCCGTTGGTGAAAATGCTTTTTGCTTTGCTATATGGTTTAGCAACTCAAGCACCGTAGTTTGGGTGGCAAACCGTGACCGGCCAGTTAATGGAAAGCGCTCAAAGCTCTCACTCCTCAAAAATGGCAATTTGATCTTAACTGATGCTGGTAAGTTCACTGTTTGGGCCACAAACACTTTCTCACTCTCCTCAGTAGTACAATTATCTCTCTACAACACTGGTAATCTTGTTCTACATAATAGGGAAAGTGTTATTTTGTGGCAAAGCTTTGACCTCCCTACAAATACACTTCTTCCTCAACAACTTCTCACTAGAAACACAAAACTTGTCTCCTCCAGAAGCCAGACAAACCATTCCTCTGGTTTCTATGAGCTTTTCTTCGACAATAATAACGTTCTCAGCCTTCTTTTTAATGATCCTGAGGTTTCCAGTATTTACTGGCCTGAACCGTGGCTTGTAAGTTGGCAGGCTGGAAGGTCCACGTATAATAATAGTAGAATTGCAGTGCTGAATTCCTTAGGAAACTTTAGTTCATCcgatgatttttcttttttgtcaaaTGACTATGGAGCAGTGCTTCATAGAAGATTGACACTTGATTATGATGGTAATATTCGATTGTATAGTTGGGAAAAAGAGAGGCAAACTTGGGTTGTCTCATGGCAAGCCATTCAGAAACCTTGCAGGATTAATGGTGTTTGTGGGGCCAACAGTTTGTGCAAGTATGTTGTTGGTTCTGGGAGGAAATGCTCTTGCCTTCCAGGATACAAGATGAAAAATGGTTCTGATTGGTCCTATGGGTGTGAACCCGAATTTGATCTCCCTCACAACAAACACGCGTCTGTCTTTCTCCTACTATCTAATGTTGAATTCTACGGGTATGATACTGGTTACTTCACCAATTACGCCTTAGATGACTGTACAAATTCATGCTCGCAGTTGCACAATTGCAAAGCAGTCCAATACGCCTTTGAAAAAGGTGATTGTTTCCTTAAGTCACTGTTGTTGAATGGATATCATTCCCCAGATTTCCAAAAAGATATCTATTTGAGACTCCCAAAAAACTATAGCTTTTCGTACAATAGTTCTGTAGAAGAATTCAGTTTAGATTGCTCGAGGGATGGTACAATACAATTGGAAAGAACGTACGTAAAAAGCCGTGTAAATGGGATTGTGAAATTCATGCTTTGGTTTGCCTGTGGTGTGGGAGGACTTGAAGTCATATGTATTTTTGTGGTGTGGTGTCTTTTGATCAAAACCCGAAAAAGTTCAGGTGCAGACAATCAAGGGTATGCTCTTGCTGCCGCTGGATTTAGAAAATTTACCTATGCTGAGCTAAAAAAGGCCACAAAGGGTTTTACTGAAGATATCGGAATAGGTGCATGGGGTGTTGTATATAAAGGTGTATTGTCTGACAATAGAGTTGCAGCAATCAAGCGTCTCAATGAAGCCAAACAAGGAGAAGACGTATTCCTAGCAGAAGTAAGCATCATTGGTAGGCTTAACCACATGAACTTGATAGACATGTGGGGTTATTGTGTTGAAGGAAAGCACAGACTTTTGGTGTATGAGTACATGGAGCACGGTTCTTTGGCTAAAAACCTCTCTTCTAACGTACTTGATTGGAGGAAAATGTTTGAAATTGCTTTGGGTACTGCAAAAGGTCTAGCGTATCTCCATGAAGAGTGCTTGGAGTGGGTTTTACATTGCGACGTGAAACCTCAAAACATACTTCTTGACTCTAATTATCATCCAAAGGTAGCAGATTTTGGTTTATCCAAATTACAGGACAGAGGTGATCTCAACAATTCCAGCTTCTCAAGAATGAGAGGAACTCGTGGTTACATGGCTCCAGAATGGGTGTTCAATCTAC
This DNA window, taken from Quercus robur chromosome 2, dhQueRobu3.1, whole genome shotgun sequence, encodes the following:
- the LOC126709934 gene encoding putative receptor protein kinase ZmPK1 isoform X1, translated to MTTIILLLLSLTFIAPFSSSTFSKGSSLVSERPTYVLTSPDNVFSAGFYSVGENAFCFAIWFSNSSTVVWVANRDRPVNGKRSKLSLLKNGNLILTDAGKFTVWATNTFSLSSVVQLSLYNTGNLVLHNRESVILWQSFDLPTNTLLPQQLLTRNTKLVSSRSQTNHSSGFYELFFDNNNVLSLLFNDPEVSSIYWPEPWLVSWQAGRSTYNNSRIAVLNSLGNFSSSDDFSFLSNDYGAVLHRRLTLDYDGNIRLYSWEKERQTWVVSWQAIQKPCRINGVCGANSLCKYVVGSGRKCSCLPGYKMKNGSDWSYGCEPEFDLPHNKHASVFLLLSNVEFYGYDTGYFTNYALDDCTNSCSQLHNCKAVQYAFEKGDCFLKSLLLNGYHSPDFQKDIYLRLPKNYSFSYNSSVEEFSLDCSRDGTIQLERTYVKSRVNGIVKFMLWFACGVGGLEVICIFVVWCLLIKTRKSSGADNQGYALAAAGFRKFTYAELKKATKGFTEDIGIGAWGVVYKGVLSDNRVAAIKRLNEAKQGEDVFLAEVSIIGRLNHMNLIDMWGYCVEGKHRLLVYEYMEHGSLAKNLSSNVLDWRKMFEIALGTAKGLAYLHEECLEWVLHCDVKPQNILLDSNYHPKVADFGLSKLQDRGDLNNSSFSRMRGTRGYMAPEWVFNLPITSKVDVYSYGIVVLEMVTGKSTIMGVHTIVAGVEAEHTRLVTWVREAKNREATTTTTTSWIEDIIDPTKEDIWDMGKVKILVEVALQCVEEDKDARPTMSQVVKMLVHCENGST